The genomic segment aatttattttttaaactgaTAGCgtagatttatttttttatagaatttcaACAGTCGATATAATTATTTCATAATTAAATTATCTGATTTGTTATTTTCCAGGAAATGCATCTGCCCACAAGAGCTTAGGAGGAATTCAAAGGCTAGAGGTTGAAGAGCAAGAAGCTCAATACATCGGCTATCAACGAAGAATTGGTAAACCTCTAAACTTTATGTAGACATTGTAATTTATAACTCATGAAATTTTTTAGGTCGCTCCCTCTATTTTTAAGTgaaaatatattgatataaTTGTAAAAAGTGTTTTTTTCTTCCAAAAGATGGAATTTCAGCCCATACTCTTATTGTGCATTTTGGGGAAGGTGAATGGAAAGAAAGAGATTTTACGGATGATAGTTCTTTCTTAGAAATCTTGAACATATGTAAAAATTTCATTGACATATATTCTGTTGGTTTCAAAGTCACGGATGGGGATGGTAAGATTTTGAGAAATGATAAAGATTTATTGGCTATGTTGAAAGAACATGAGTACGTGGAGAACGTAGACATTTATGTAGATGTGGATGAAACTGCCCAACCATTGCTCTTCAAACTGCCTGAAGACAAACCAACATCTGGTAGCGTTAATAAAGAGTTATttattttgagttttcttgtttttctttatcattgattttttttaaaaatttgtacaGATTATATCCCAATCCCAAGAGTTCCAAAAGTGAGAGATACTAAAATATTGGGTGATTATAAGACAAATGAGAAAGTCATTGTACGGGGGGATGTGGTAAATGGAAGTGAACAAGCTAGTACAGTTCAATGGTTCATAACTATTTCGAAgaactttgacatcgagactgGCTTGCCATCTATCAGTGAATATACGATCAACAAGGCAAGTTCTTtggctaaaataatattaaatgttCCATGAAccataattttttattgtaattatATGATTTCTTTAGGATTTTCAAATACCAATTGAGGCTGTTGGTCATTATCTTGTTGCTAAATTTACTCCTATGACTGAAGATGGTGAAAGTGGTGAATCGAGCTATGTTGTTACAGAAAAAAATGTTGATGGTAAgtataatatatttgaaatgtaGCATATTATGAATTTTCTattgatttcaaattataaTCTTGATACAATTATTTATTACTTCAATTCATTGAATAGATTCAGCAACTCAAAAAGCGAGAAAAGTTAGaggaaaaaataagaataagaaaattgCAGCTTTAAAAAGTTGAGAAAATATGGAGATCGAATTCTACAATAATCGTGCAGTGGGAAAACATCACAGGTATTGGTCGAGACACTTGGGGAAAATCGTGCGCGACAAGCATATCTGCCCTATACAAGTGAAAACATGGAAAGAGTTGACTGAATTAGAAAAGCAACACATGTGGGATTCAGTTAAGGTAAGTGAATTACATTATTAATTTCAGGTGAATTTACTGTTAGCATAGAGATAATAACATTTTCTAATATATTTTAACTTTTGGTAAATCAACCCATCAAAATAGAAATAATATGTCATTTTCTACTACTgtattatgattatgttgcatgaATGGTTTTTTAGTCCTAGTATAGAATTATATCGTGAGCATACTTTGGAGCATATAGGTGCTTTATGGACAGCATGGAGGTCATCCTTGAACGTTGATAATGTGAGACCTTGCAAAACTAAAGCTgaagttttaaaaaatgtgCCGCAAGGGTTTAATGCTAAAGAATGTGACTGGCTTGTAACTAATAAGTTCTTAACTGATGAGTTTCAGGTATAATAATACTGGTTCAAAGTGTAATAAGAAATATCTTCATTTTACAGTTAAATTGCACTCATGGAACTGATGATTGTAATTTTGGTTTGTGATTTATGTAGAAAACCAGTAACCAGAATTCTAATAATTGGGTAAATGGAGTAATGCCTCATCGAACTGGAAGCAAGCATGGAGTAATGCCTCATCGAACTGGAAGCAAGCCGCACAGACAACTGGTATATGAAATGGTCATAAACATTTATATTAAttcttatatttatttttttatgatttttttcttaattatatatatatatatatatatatatatatatatatatataatatacatcATTTGCCTTTTATATATCTTTCAGGGAGGCAAGGATAATAACCCACCTGATATTGCAAAAATTTTCTATGAGACTCGACATAAAAATGGAAAGCTTGTTGAGCCAGAAGCGcaagaaaaatatgtaaatatcACTACTTAATCTTTTAACCTAAATTTGTTgtttatcatttatttaaatgacaTGAGTGATGGATCTTTGTAGGATGAGATTGTGAAGACTGTTCAATCTAATGAATCACTCTCACATATTGAGATTGTTGAAAAGTGTTTTGGACCACAGTGTCATAGTCATGTCTTTGGTTTTGGAGGTGGAAtgaaaagaaaacattttaattgTTCACAAGATGCTTATATAAAAGATCTTGAGGCTAAGCTCCAtgagaaagaagaagaaaataataaCCTTAAGAGGCGCATGGATGGAATTGAAAGTTGATTAGCCGAATCGAGAATGAAAAACAAGCAACTTCAGATGCACCTACAATGTCTGGTGAAGGTGTGTTGTGCTACCTTGAATTTTTATTACAGATATTTTACGTTTAGGTTTATACATTATTCTACATTTATTCCTTTTTGGGAGTTTGctatgtaacgccccgaaaattctaAGGTCcatgcgaaccacatgcatgcaattattaaattctttgtgtatttccattaaatgttttaattgcattaaattaattatgttgtgcatatttgt from the Primulina tabacum isolate GXHZ01 chromosome 16, ASM2559414v2, whole genome shotgun sequence genome contains:
- the LOC142529956 gene encoding uncharacterized protein LOC142529956 — protein: MKLMLAKSSVGNIRKPVNFLAPGKLAKERGYGHKVRPVGDSTGNASAHKSLGGIQRLEVEEQEAQYIGYQRRIDGISAHTLIVHFGEGEWKERDFTDDSSFLEILNICKNFIDIYSVGFKVTDGDGKILRNDKDLLAMLKEHEYVENVDIYVDVDETAQPLLFKLPEDKPTSDYIPIPRVPKVRDTKILGDYKTNEKVIVRGDVVNGSEQASTVQWFITISKNFDIETGLPSISEYTINKDFQIPIEAVGHYLVAKFTPMTEDGESGESSYVVTEKNVDVGKHHRYWSRHLGKIVRDKHICPIQVKTWKELTELEKQHMWDSVKKTSNQNSNNWVNGVMPHRTGSKHGVMPHRTGSKPHRQLVYEMGGKDNNPPDIAKIFYETRHKNGKLVEPEAQEKYDEIVKTVQSNESLSHIEIVEKCFGPQCHSHVFGFGGGMKRKHFNYAPTMSGEDDTLL